The genomic stretch TCATCGTGTCGATGACCAGCGGAAGTTGCCAGTCCGGGTTCCAGTCGCAACAGTTGATGATGCCCACGCGCGGGTTGTACCGGGAGGCGAGCGAGCCAGCGGCCGTTAGCAGCACCTGCCGGTAGTAGTCATCCCCCGTGAGCTGGTACGCCAGCGCATAGCTGGGGATGAACTTGAATCCCAGGTCATGGGTCTGCATGTTGCTCTTCTGGACCTCCAGGTTCCGCGTCCACGTGTCCGCACGCACCCGCCAGGTGGCAACCCCCGTCTGCTGGTACATGTACCAGAGTTCCCCCGGGAAGAACCCCTGCGTCCAACCGAGCAAGTCCGTGGCGGGGATGAGCCGCCATGTCCCATTGGGCAGAGAACTCTTGGGGTACTGGTTCGCCGGCACCTGCGCGGCCGTCCGCACGAGCTGTTCCTGGGCAAATTGAAGGGCGCGGTCCGCCGCCGCCTCATCGAAAGCCCTCGCGGGCCCTGCCACCAGCGCACAAAGCGTGCTCAAAAAGGCCAAGATCCGGGTTTTTCTCTTACCCCCATACACCATCCACACACCATCCTCTCTTGGTGAGAAGAAGATGTCCCGCCAGGAACAATTGCCTATTGGCCTGAAGGAGGTGCGCGTCCCCGGCTGGGGGCTGGGAGAAGGCAGCCGGGGGCTCGAAAGCGGGTTGCTCACAACGGTTGGCTTTGGCCCACCATGTCTAAAGGGGGCCACGCGCCCACTTTCTGGAGGCAACATGCAGAACGAGCCACATCCGCTGTCCGAGAGCCAAACCCCGTCCATTCAGCCCAGAGGAGAGCTGGAAGCCTATACTTTCTTGGAGGGCCAGCTCGAGCACGCGTATACCCAGAGCAACGTGCGGAGCTCCTGGGACTTGCTCATCCCAGGGGCCTACATGGAGTTCACGGAGGCCACGAACCTGCTCTTCTATGACCGCACGGCAGGACTGGCTGAAATCTACCTGCCCGAGGGGCCTCAGGGAGAACTTCAACTGCTCAAGCGGCACACCGGCTGGCGCCGTGGCTGGGATCTCATCCTCGCGGACCACTTCCTGGAAGTCAGCAAGGGAGACTCCCTGCTCTTCTATGACCGGGAAGCAGGATTGGGAGAACTGCACGCCATGGACGGTGAGGCAGGCGTCTTCCAGGTCGCGCGCTTCACCGATTGGCGCCGCACGTGGGACGCGATCCTTCCGATCATGCCCCTGGACGTCTCCCCTGGCACCGGACAGGTCTTCACCTCGCTCCTCTTCTACGACAGGGCCGTAGGCGAAGGTGAGTTCTATACCACGGATGGGCAGGGCCACCTCTCCCGGGTATCACGGCACTCCGATTGGCGCCGCACCTGGGACCTGATCGTCCCCTTCACCCAGTCCACCAGCGATGCCAATCGCACCGTGTTGGTGTTCTATGACCGGAGCGCGGGGCATGGAGAGCTGTACGCCGTGGACGGGCAGGGGGACATCGCCCGGTTGTCAAAATACACCGGCTGGCGCCGGAGCTGGGACCTGATCATCCCTTGCCGCATCTCTGGCATCAACGCCAACGGACTGCTGTTCTATGACCGGAGCGCGGGGCTGGGAGAGCTGTACGCCGTGGATGGGCGTGGGGCGCTTTCCCTGGTGTCTCGGTATACAGGCTGGCGCCAGACCTGGGATGCCATCGTGTTCGGCACCCTGGCCGGCCCGGGTCCCCTCCTCGATCCGAGTCTCCTCTTCTACGAGCGGTAGAAGGGAGAACGGGCTGAGCGGCTCATGGCGCCGCCAGCCCGAGCTCCTCCTGGAAACGGTTGGAGAAGACACGCCGTGACTCCGCGTCGAGCAGCGTGTTCCGGGCGGCGAGCCACCGGTCGATGGCATCTCCATACATCTCCCGGACGGCTTCTGCGCCCAGCTCGAGCTGCTTGCCCCAATGGAATGTGTGCGGGATGCCGCGCTCGCGGAGCGCCGCCCACACGCGCCGGTAGAGCGACAGGGTGCGGTCCGACAAGGGGCCGTCGAGCTCCAGGACACAGGTGGGTTCGAAGCGCGTCCACCCGAGTGTGGCCTGGGTCTGCTTCACGTAGCGGAAAGCAATCAGCACCGGGAAGGGCCCGGACTCCCGGTTGAAGTCCTGCACCAGGTCCAGGGCCTCCGTGGCGCGGGAGATCGGCAGGCCCATCGCCGTGCTGGCCACCCGGCCTCGGATGGTGGTGTTGGTGAAGATCTCCCCGAGCGTCCCCTCGACGCCATGGATGTCCCGATAGGCCCTGGACAGCACCTGGTTGACCGCGAAGGGAATGGCGGGCGGAGCCAGGTCCGTGACCAGGCCGATGAAGGCCGCCGCGTCGTCGCCCGGCCCCATGCCGTCCAGGTCAATCCCGGGCCGGGAGTAGCCGGGCCGGAAGGGCCGCCGGTACAGGGTGATGACGTGCGCGCTGTGGGTGGGCGCGAAGGGGTTCACCACCACCTGGAAGTGATAGGGCCGCTCGGCGCCACCCGGCAGCGCGAGGCCCGAGAAGTCCAGGGTGTCGAGCGCCCTCCGCAGGGCCCTGTCCAGCGGCAGCCGCTGGCGGTACATCTTCAGCAGGAAGAGCGGGTCTGTCTCCAGCAGCACGCCGTGGATGATGCCGAAGCTGCCGAAGCTCACGAGGGCGGCATCGAAGAGCGCATCGTCGCGCACCAGCTCGGCGCCGAGCCGGCGCGCGAACCCGTCCGAGGTGACTGGACGGGAGGCGCGCTCGAGCCAGATGTGGCGTTGCGGCCCCACGAGCAGGTGCAGCCCGGCGACGGTGTCATGAATGGCCCCTGTGTCGATGGCCGAGCCATGCGTCCCCGTGGACAGCGCGCCGGCAATGGTCTGTCCATTGCTTGCGCCGCTCGTCTTCAGGGAGCGCCCCAGCCGCCGGAAACGCGCGTTGAGTTCCACGATGGTGCAGCCGCACTGCACGAAGTGCAGCCCGGCGGCGTCGCCCGTGTACCCGGCATGCACCATCTCCGGCGTGAGGCGGAAGTAGAGGTTGAGCGGCTTGGTATTCACCAGGCGGCCATCGGTCGCAGGGGCGCCCGAGAGGGACCAGCCGCCTCCCAGGGCGCGGAGGTGGATGCGGTCCATCACCGCATCGGCGATGAGCTCCTGCAGGCCCCGGGTCGTCGCGTTGTAACGCTCGAGCGGCGAGCCGTCTCCGGTGGGGTTCCAGATGTCATAGATTCCCAGGAGTTTTTGCGTGTAGGTCTGATGTTTGTTCGTCCACGTGTGCTGCCGCGTATCGATCACGAGGGACTGGAGTTCGGCGGCTTGCTCACTCATGAGGGGCCTCCTGGAGTGCGGGGACCTGGAGGCCGATCACGCCCTCTTCCTCTGGCCGCTTGGCACAGCGCCATTCCACCCGGAGCGGAGACCAGAAGCCGAGCGTCAGCGCGGTGAGGACCGTGTAACCGAAGTGGGTGGTGACCCGGACCTCGTCCAGCGCATTGCTGGGCTCGCAGGTGATGGCGGTCACGTCCTGGGGCTTGTTCAACAACCCCCAGGCGAGCGAGTGGACTGTCTTCCGCTGGGGCTCTGTCGCGGGGGCCGGGGCTGGTACCTGGACACCGTAGTGGTAGCAGCCTGCGTTCAAGGACAGGAAGAGCGCAGTGGCCACCACACGGCGATTCTTCCGAGAAACGGGTGTTTGCATACACAGCTCTCCCCATGACAGGCCGCCATCACTTGGAGAGGGTGGAGCAGGGGAGGATGTGACGGCATC from Stigmatella aurantiaca encodes the following:
- a CDS encoding FAD-binding protein, with protein sequence MSEQAAELQSLVIDTRQHTWTNKHQTYTQKLLGIYDIWNPTGDGSPLERYNATTRGLQELIADAVMDRIHLRALGGGWSLSGAPATDGRLVNTKPLNLYFRLTPEMVHAGYTGDAAGLHFVQCGCTIVELNARFRRLGRSLKTSGASNGQTIAGALSTGTHGSAIDTGAIHDTVAGLHLLVGPQRHIWLERASRPVTSDGFARRLGAELVRDDALFDAALVSFGSFGIIHGVLLETDPLFLLKMYRQRLPLDRALRRALDTLDFSGLALPGGAERPYHFQVVVNPFAPTHSAHVITLYRRPFRPGYSRPGIDLDGMGPGDDAAAFIGLVTDLAPPAIPFAVNQVLSRAYRDIHGVEGTLGEIFTNTTIRGRVASTAMGLPISRATEALDLVQDFNRESGPFPVLIAFRYVKQTQATLGWTRFEPTCVLELDGPLSDRTLSLYRRVWAALRERGIPHTFHWGKQLELGAEAVREMYGDAIDRWLAARNTLLDAESRRVFSNRFQEELGLAAP
- a CDS encoding Bor family protein gives rise to the protein MATALFLSLNAGCYHYGVQVPAPAPATEPQRKTVHSLAWGLLNKPQDVTAITCEPSNALDEVRVTTHFGYTVLTALTLGFWSPLRVEWRCAKRPEEEGVIGLQVPALQEAPHE